In Vibrio marisflavi CECT 7928, the following are encoded in one genomic region:
- a CDS encoding amino acid aminotransferase: MFEKILAAPADPILGLNEEFKKDSRDSKINLGVGVYKSEDGVTPVLKTVKKAEEALLATEKTKSYLTIEGTPEYGLAVQKLLFGADSEIVAQKCAKTAQAPGGTGALRVAGEFIKRQIGDVKIWISNPTWANHVSVFTSAGLETKQYTYYNAETKAKDFDAMVADLNNASAGDIVLLHGCCHNPTGIDPTEQEWETLAKLAADKGLLPLFDFAYQGFANGVEEDALGLRIFAKYNDELLVASSFSKNFGLYNERVGAFTLVSKSEEVSTTAFSQVKSIIRSIYSNPPAHGSAIVTHILNDATLRAEWEAEVAEMRSRIHEMRQLFVATLKEKGVTADFSFIEQQNGMFSFSGLSKEQVQRLKEEYAIYIVGSGRISVAGMTRTNMEPLCAGIAGVL; the protein is encoded by the coding sequence ATGTTTGAAAAAATCCTTGCCGCTCCTGCTGACCCAATTCTTGGCCTAAATGAAGAGTTTAAGAAAGATTCTCGCGACAGCAAAATCAACCTAGGCGTTGGTGTTTATAAAAGCGAAGATGGCGTAACCCCTGTTCTTAAGACAGTGAAAAAGGCAGAAGAAGCGCTGCTTGCAACGGAAAAAACAAAGTCTTACCTAACAATTGAAGGCACACCGGAATATGGACTAGCTGTACAAAAGCTCCTGTTCGGTGCAGATTCTGAAATAGTTGCTCAAAAATGTGCAAAAACCGCACAAGCACCTGGTGGTACGGGCGCACTTCGTGTAGCTGGCGAATTTATTAAAAGACAAATCGGTGACGTTAAGATTTGGATCAGCAACCCAACTTGGGCAAACCATGTCAGTGTGTTTACTTCTGCAGGGTTGGAAACCAAGCAATACACTTATTACAACGCAGAAACTAAAGCAAAAGACTTTGACGCTATGGTCGCCGATCTAAACAACGCTTCCGCGGGTGATATTGTCTTGCTACACGGTTGTTGCCACAACCCAACAGGTATTGACCCAACTGAGCAAGAATGGGAAACCCTAGCAAAACTTGCTGCGGATAAAGGTTTGCTACCACTATTTGATTTTGCTTATCAAGGTTTCGCGAATGGTGTAGAAGAAGATGCATTAGGCCTGCGTATTTTTGCTAAATACAATGATGAATTGCTAGTCGCTAGCTCGTTCTCGAAAAACTTTGGCCTTTACAATGAGCGTGTTGGTGCTTTCACTCTTGTTTCTAAGTCTGAAGAAGTGTCCACAACCGCATTCTCACAAGTTAAGTCTATTATTCGCTCGATCTACTCCAACCCACCAGCTCACGGTAGCGCCATTGTTACTCATATCCTAAATGACGCTACTCTACGTGCAGAATGGGAAGCTGAAGTGGCGGAAATGAGAAGTCGCATTCACGAAATGCGCCAGCTATTTGTGGCAACACTTAAAGAAAAAGGTGTGACTGCAGACTTTAGCTTCATTGAGCAACAAAATGGCATGTTCTCTTTCTCTGGTCTATCAAAAGAGCAAGTTCAGCGTCTGAAAGAAGAGTACGCTATTTACATTGTTGGCTCTGGCCGAATCAGCGTAGCAGGTATGACTCGCACTAATATGGAACCACTATGCGCAGGTATTGCTGGCGTACTATAA
- a CDS encoding MFS transporter → MSLLARIALLAVVFVDLIGQGLVFPIINELIMSAHLDFLPTATSMAERHFYYGLCIGIFFLAWFFGAIYIAKLSDSIGRKKGIIICLLGSLVGYLLTILSLFMNSLWLLILGRAISGFTAGNQPIAQAAMVDASKDDQEKSRNMGLIVAGISAGMVAGPIIGGLFSDSMFVGHFASLKLPFYIATLLIAVTIILVQKYYFDTKAPEQDTKIRVSDVFSQLFRIRKKPIVARLFVAYFAFMVANNAFFIFMTNYMTSRFHVGLFGTNLEMVVLGLALAGSSIFLVGPVLKRFEKITVVSVVTFIMAICPLGFIYSPDPAYCLVFIALFYLAFGVAYPAILNLFSGSVGETEQGWVMGVTTAGFTLAAGISSLVGGSLMAISLNVPFYITAAFALLSLILIQLTWRIKAIRDLAEV, encoded by the coding sequence ATGTCTTTACTTGCACGCATCGCACTCCTTGCTGTTGTCTTTGTCGATTTAATAGGGCAAGGATTAGTTTTTCCTATAATCAATGAATTGATTATGTCTGCCCACCTTGACTTTTTACCTACTGCAACTTCGATGGCCGAACGTCACTTTTACTATGGTCTGTGTATCGGCATATTCTTCCTTGCTTGGTTTTTTGGTGCGATATACATTGCCAAGCTATCCGATAGTATTGGCCGAAAAAAGGGGATTATTATTTGTCTACTCGGCTCTCTTGTTGGGTACTTACTGACAATTCTTTCTCTATTTATGAATAGTCTTTGGCTTCTAATACTCGGCAGAGCAATTAGTGGCTTCACGGCAGGAAACCAACCCATAGCTCAAGCTGCCATGGTAGATGCAAGTAAAGACGATCAAGAGAAATCTCGCAATATGGGGCTAATTGTTGCGGGCATTAGTGCTGGTATGGTTGCTGGCCCGATTATTGGGGGGTTGTTTTCTGATTCAATGTTTGTAGGACACTTTGCAAGCCTTAAGCTGCCATTCTATATCGCAACACTATTGATTGCAGTTACCATCATACTGGTGCAGAAATATTATTTTGATACCAAAGCACCAGAACAAGATACCAAGATTAGAGTGTCTGATGTGTTCAGTCAGTTATTTAGAATTCGTAAGAAACCGATTGTGGCGAGATTATTTGTTGCTTATTTTGCCTTCATGGTTGCCAACAATGCGTTCTTTATTTTTATGACAAACTATATGACTAGTCGATTCCATGTTGGCTTATTTGGCACTAACTTAGAAATGGTGGTATTAGGTCTAGCGTTAGCAGGCTCAAGTATCTTTTTAGTTGGGCCAGTTCTAAAGCGTTTTGAAAAAATAACTGTAGTGTCAGTGGTGACATTCATCATGGCTATATGTCCTCTAGGCTTTATTTATAGTCCAGACCCTGCATATTGCTTGGTATTTATCGCGCTATTTTATTTGGCTTTTGGTGTCGCTTATCCAGCTATCCTAAATCTATTTTCTGGTAGTGTCGGTGAAACCGAACAAGGTTGGGTTATGGGCGTAACAACTGCAGGGTTTACACTTGCAGCGGGAATTTCATCCTTAGTTGGCGGTAGCTTAATGGCGATAAGTTTGAATGTTCCATTCTATATTACAGCGGCTTTTGCACTGCTGTCACTTATATTGATTCAGCTTACATGGCGTATCAAGGCGATCCGAGATTTAGCTGAGGTTTAA
- a CDS encoding class I SAM-dependent methyltransferase: MSLQSYTLFLRAFATSPKTVGALFPSAPSLSHSMTGHLDFLPTDTVVELGPGTGSFTRYILAKLATPSQYLGVELNADFTKSLQKQFPYASFSCGRAEEIQSFLSFHGHNSINHLISGLPFASLAAEDTTKIIESVTRACTNGATFTTFQYLHAFKFKNAKQFRARMKETFGPCVRVRVVLFNLFPAVVLTWRKTEKLV; this comes from the coding sequence ATGTCTTTACAGTCCTATACGCTTTTCTTACGCGCTTTCGCTACCAGCCCAAAAACGGTTGGTGCTCTGTTTCCAAGTGCTCCATCTCTGTCACACAGTATGACTGGCCATCTAGACTTTTTGCCTACCGATACCGTCGTCGAGTTAGGCCCAGGCACTGGAAGTTTCACTCGATATATTTTGGCTAAATTAGCCACCCCAAGTCAGTACCTAGGTGTAGAGTTAAACGCCGATTTTACCAAGTCTCTACAAAAACAGTTTCCATACGCATCTTTTAGCTGTGGACGTGCAGAAGAGATTCAATCTTTTTTGAGCTTCCACGGGCACAATTCGATAAACCACCTTATATCTGGTTTGCCTTTTGCGTCATTGGCAGCCGAAGACACGACAAAAATTATTGAGTCAGTCACGCGAGCATGCACCAATGGCGCAACGTTTACCACTTTTCAATACCTTCATGCGTTTAAGTTTAAAAATGCTAAACAATTTCGTGCTCGGATGAAGGAGACGTTTGGCCCATGCGTTAGAGTGAGAGTGGTTCTGTTCAATTTGTTTCCTGCTGTCGTGCTAACTTGGCGAAAAACTGAAAAGCTAGTCTAA
- a CDS encoding phosphatase PAP2 family protein, translating to MNNTLNLFIFIILIVAIAIVEVFHLDLTIAHYLYQLEGGKWSLQNAFITSTVVHTGGRWLVIAVSLCVLTILGVKLWRKQDATPYIYLVASVVTSMVIINILKHTTHMDCPDHLLQFGGQYKYVSLFEFRPKGWEYGGVCFPAGHASGAYAWISLFFFSLLQGKRRYSFLIIPFVIGLIFDWSQQLRGEHFFSHGLFDLLIIWSVSNLYYVWFRNKKGNIAE from the coding sequence ATGAATAATACACTTAACCTATTCATATTTATTATTTTAATTGTTGCGATTGCTATTGTTGAAGTGTTTCACCTTGATTTAACGATAGCGCATTATTTATATCAACTTGAAGGCGGTAAATGGAGTTTACAGAACGCTTTTATTACTAGCACTGTAGTTCATACTGGCGGTAGATGGCTTGTGATAGCTGTGTCGCTATGCGTGTTGACGATACTAGGTGTTAAACTCTGGCGTAAGCAGGATGCCACTCCATATATTTACTTAGTGGCGTCTGTAGTAACCAGCATGGTCATAATAAATATTTTAAAGCACACAACACATATGGATTGCCCAGATCACCTACTGCAATTTGGTGGGCAGTATAAATACGTATCTTTATTCGAATTCAGACCAAAAGGCTGGGAGTATGGTGGAGTGTGCTTTCCTGCTGGGCATGCTTCGGGAGCATATGCTTGGATAAGCTTGTTTTTCTTTTCATTACTTCAAGGGAAGAGACGTTATTCTTTCCTCATTATTCCGTTTGTTATTGGGCTTATTTTTGACTGGTCTCAGCAACTTAGGGGTGAGCATTTTTTCTCGCATGGCTTGTTCGATCTTCTTATTATTTGGAGTGTCTCAAATCTGTATTATGTATGGTTTAGAAACAAGAAGGGAAACATAGCTGAATAG
- a CDS encoding HD-GYP domain-containing protein — protein MDKMHYNAKLTFQLYLVAGLLFGFYGSTVCPMLDTLSAKQILFHVAVTFGLLFLFRHFLLSEHSLIQEQKIAQLDTTTFFIASLPLALFYNLHYHFPLDSNLKVVFGMTLFGFFTGTILQLTSKLSTFDTGSVVGLKEPALAGERSSMVKQLITLVMMLITTLTIILIMVSIKDLTWLEMNPDRILDGSGKISIIKEFVYISFILAGYAMTIMYLWSRLMKKVLYSHESILVKIAEGDINQRLRVHSHDEFGSVARLTNEMLNSLESAQNELQTTRDVAIVSLSALAESRDNETGAHILRTQEYVKALALYLSKFEQYQPLLTPQYIDLLHKSAPLHDIGKVGIPDNVLLKPAKLTSEEFEVMKSHPQIGADALSTAESQLGSSSFLRVAKEISLTHHEKWDGSGYPNQLSGEEIPLSGRLMALADVYDALISKRIYKPAFSHEKAKSIIIEGSGSHFDPKVVEAFVAIEKTFVEIAAKHQDAETHEQIA, from the coding sequence ATGGATAAGATGCACTACAACGCCAAGCTAACTTTCCAACTTTATCTAGTAGCCGGATTGCTATTTGGGTTTTACGGTAGCACGGTATGTCCAATGCTGGATACGCTTTCTGCCAAACAGATCCTTTTCCACGTTGCAGTGACGTTTGGTTTGCTGTTCCTATTTCGTCACTTTCTACTCAGTGAGCACTCGTTGATTCAAGAACAAAAAATAGCTCAGTTAGATACAACAACTTTCTTTATTGCAAGTTTGCCCTTAGCACTGTTTTACAACCTGCACTACCACTTCCCCCTAGACAGTAATCTAAAGGTTGTATTTGGCATGACTCTGTTTGGCTTTTTTACTGGCACAATCTTGCAGCTGACCTCAAAACTTTCCACTTTTGATACGGGCTCGGTAGTTGGCTTGAAAGAACCTGCACTAGCCGGCGAACGAAGTTCAATGGTAAAGCAGCTTATTACGTTAGTGATGATGTTGATTACTACATTAACCATCATTCTTATCATGGTATCCATTAAAGATTTAACTTGGCTGGAAATGAACCCGGACAGGATCCTAGATGGCTCAGGTAAAATAAGCATTATTAAAGAGTTCGTGTATATTTCGTTTATTCTGGCTGGCTATGCAATGACGATTATGTATCTGTGGAGCCGCTTGATGAAAAAAGTGTTGTACTCACATGAATCCATATTGGTAAAAATTGCTGAAGGCGATATTAACCAAAGGTTAAGGGTTCATAGTCATGACGAGTTTGGCTCAGTAGCGAGGCTAACCAATGAAATGCTCAACAGCCTAGAATCCGCACAAAATGAGCTGCAGACTACTCGCGATGTCGCCATAGTAAGCCTTTCAGCTTTAGCAGAATCACGTGACAACGAAACCGGCGCACATATTTTGCGAACTCAAGAATACGTGAAAGCACTCGCTCTCTACCTAAGTAAATTCGAACAATATCAACCGTTATTGACGCCTCAATATATCGATCTTCTTCATAAGTCTGCACCTTTACACGATATTGGCAAAGTAGGTATCCCTGATAACGTTCTGCTAAAGCCTGCCAAGCTCACAAGTGAAGAGTTTGAAGTGATGAAAAGCCACCCTCAAATAGGTGCTGATGCTTTATCAACTGCAGAAAGTCAGCTTGGCAGTAGCTCGTTCTTGCGTGTTGCAAAAGAAATCTCGCTCACCCACCATGAAAAGTGGGATGGTAGCGGGTATCCAAACCAGCTATCTGGAGAAGAAATCCCCCTATCTGGACGTCTAATGGCACTTGCCGATGTATATGATGCATTGATTTCGAAGCGAATTTATAAACCAGCATTTAGCCATGAAAAAGCGAAGTCCATAATTATTGAAGGCTCAGGCAGCCACTTTGATCCTAAAGTGGTTGAAGCTTTTGTAGCCATTGAGAAAACATTTGTAGAAATTGCTGCTAAGCACCAAGACGCCGAAACTCATGAGCAGATTGCGTAG
- a CDS encoding aspartate/glutamate racemase family protein yields MLIQIINPNTSKEITQKLATLAEHTKSKQTKVIVRSPQHGPRSIECFVDEQIASASLLDLVIQGESENVDAHIVACFSDPALYAAREVSSAPVIGIAEASFKFASTISAKFGIVTMLTRAIPMIQGLLFKYGYEKYCTNVRSAEIPVLDLNNISNQDYQSLYQECGKSISQDGAEAIVLGCAGMSELAQELSQQLGVPVIDGVSAAIKHAESLVQLGLSTSKSGQFSTPLSKEFIGRYNHLSSS; encoded by the coding sequence ATGTTAATTCAGATAATTAATCCAAATACAAGTAAAGAAATTACTCAAAAGTTAGCCACTCTGGCGGAGCACACTAAATCTAAGCAAACCAAGGTAATTGTTCGAAGCCCTCAGCATGGCCCCCGAAGTATTGAATGCTTTGTTGATGAACAGATTGCTTCGGCATCTCTTTTAGACTTAGTTATACAAGGTGAGTCAGAAAACGTTGATGCGCATATTGTGGCTTGCTTTAGTGATCCTGCTTTATATGCCGCAAGAGAAGTATCCAGCGCCCCCGTCATTGGTATAGCCGAAGCGTCGTTTAAATTTGCTAGTACAATCTCAGCTAAGTTTGGAATTGTAACCATGTTGACCCGAGCTATTCCAATGATTCAGGGTTTACTCTTTAAATACGGTTATGAAAAGTATTGTACAAATGTGCGTTCGGCTGAAATACCAGTTTTGGATTTAAATAATATCAGTAACCAAGATTATCAATCACTTTACCAAGAGTGTGGAAAGTCAATCAGCCAAGATGGAGCTGAAGCGATTGTTCTAGGGTGTGCTGGTATGTCTGAATTAGCGCAAGAGTTATCGCAGCAGCTCGGCGTTCCGGTTATTGATGGTGTCAGTGCTGCGATAAAGCATGCAGAATCACTTGTGCAATTAGGGTTGAGTACTTCTAAGTCAGGGCAATTCTCAACTCCATTGAGCAAAGAGTTTATTGGTAGATATAACCACTTGTCGTCGAGTTGA
- the asnS gene encoding asparagine--tRNA ligase: protein MTYAPVKDVLSGKLAVDSEVTVRGWIRSRRDSKAGISFLAIYDGSCFDPIQAVVPNNLNNYEEEVLKLTTGCSVEVTGQIVESPAKGQDYELAATGVKVVGWVEDAETYPMAKTRHSIEYLREVAHLRPRTNVIGAVARVRNCLSQAIHRFYHEQGYFWVSAPLITASDAEGAGEMFRVSTLDMENLPRTEKGDVDFNEDFFGKETFLTVSGQLNAEAYACALSKVYTFGPTFRAENSNTSRHLAEFWMVEPEVAFADLEDIAKLSEDMLKYVFKAVLAECRDDLEFFAQRIDKEAITRLEKFVESDFAQVDYTDAIQILLDSGREFEFPVEWGIDMSSEHERYLAEEHFKAPVIVKNYPKDIKAFYMRSNDDGKTVAAMDVLAPGIGEIIGGAQREERLDILDARMREIGIDPEHMDWYRDLRRYGTVPHAGFGLGFERLVSYVTGMANVRDVIPFPRVPRSANF from the coding sequence ATGACTTACGCGCCTGTAAAAGACGTACTCAGCGGTAAGCTTGCGGTTGACAGTGAAGTAACTGTCCGCGGCTGGATTCGCTCGCGTCGTGATTCCAAAGCTGGAATCTCTTTCCTTGCCATTTACGACGGCTCTTGTTTCGACCCGATTCAGGCCGTGGTCCCAAATAATTTAAATAATTACGAAGAAGAAGTTCTTAAGCTTACAACTGGCTGTTCAGTTGAAGTTACTGGCCAGATCGTCGAGTCACCAGCAAAAGGTCAAGATTATGAGCTTGCTGCGACAGGCGTAAAAGTTGTTGGTTGGGTTGAAGATGCAGAAACGTACCCGATGGCAAAGACGCGTCACTCAATTGAGTACCTTCGTGAAGTTGCTCACTTGCGTCCACGTACCAACGTAATCGGCGCAGTCGCTCGCGTACGTAACTGCTTGTCACAAGCTATTCATCGCTTCTATCACGAGCAAGGTTACTTCTGGGTATCTGCTCCACTCATCACTGCTTCTGATGCGGAAGGTGCTGGTGAAATGTTCCGTGTTTCTACGCTAGACATGGAAAATCTACCTCGCACTGAAAAAGGTGATGTTGACTTTAACGAAGACTTCTTTGGTAAAGAAACGTTCCTAACGGTATCTGGCCAGCTAAACGCTGAAGCTTACGCATGTGCATTAAGCAAGGTTTACACGTTTGGCCCTACGTTCCGTGCTGAAAACTCAAACACAAGCCGCCACCTAGCAGAATTTTGGATGGTTGAGCCAGAAGTTGCATTCGCTGATCTAGAAGATATCGCTAAGCTATCTGAAGATATGCTGAAGTATGTTTTCAAAGCAGTGCTTGCTGAGTGTCGTGATGACCTCGAGTTCTTTGCACAACGAATCGACAAAGAAGCGATTACTCGCCTTGAAAAGTTTGTTGAGTCAGATTTTGCACAAGTTGATTACACTGATGCTATTCAGATCCTTCTAGATTCAGGTCGTGAGTTCGAATTCCCAGTTGAATGGGGCATCGATATGTCTTCTGAACATGAGCGTTACCTTGCTGAAGAGCACTTCAAAGCACCAGTAATCGTAAAGAACTACCCGAAAGATATCAAAGCTTTCTACATGCGTTCTAACGACGATGGTAAAACAGTGGCTGCAATGGACGTTCTAGCTCCGGGCATTGGTGAAATCATCGGTGGTGCACAACGTGAAGAGCGTCTGGACATTCTAGATGCGCGTATGCGTGAGATCGGTATCGACCCAGAGCACATGGACTGGTACCGCGATCTGCGTCGCTACGGCACTGTGCCACATGCAGGTTTTGGGTTGGGCTTTGAGCGTCTAGTATCTTACGTAACAGGTATGGCTAACGTTCGTGACGTGATTCCATTCCCACGAGTACCAAGAAGCGCAAACTTCTAA
- a CDS encoding substrate-binding periplasmic protein translates to MFIKFSAFLLLITVNLAYASEPINISILSSYPFGYVDNNGQNVGTYWEYIQSIEKKSGLPIESTIIPKPRVLLYLKGGESDAAILFKSKSLADSVVFIEKVRTIPIVVATRNKIIEQYEDLYQLDSIAMFRAGSISPRFDSDDKIKKVSVKDYPSMVAMLSKGRIDAIIGNGIVIQALIEKACLQEKLTISPLVVGEKEQWLVFSKKSKQLDKIPQFKQAIEELQSEGTLDKIFQSHLVQSNHSCKPKLFPR, encoded by the coding sequence ATGTTCATTAAATTCTCTGCGTTTCTACTACTAATCACCGTAAACCTTGCCTACGCCTCCGAGCCTATAAACATTAGTATTTTATCGTCGTACCCATTTGGTTATGTCGATAATAATGGCCAGAACGTCGGTACATATTGGGAATATATCCAATCCATTGAGAAGAAATCTGGTTTACCAATCGAAAGCACTATCATCCCTAAGCCTAGAGTACTATTGTACTTAAAAGGTGGAGAGAGTGACGCCGCTATTCTCTTTAAATCTAAAAGTCTCGCAGATTCAGTTGTCTTTATAGAAAAAGTGCGCACTATTCCAATTGTGGTTGCCACAAGAAACAAAATCATTGAACAATATGAAGACTTGTATCAACTCGACAGCATCGCGATGTTTCGGGCAGGTTCCATTAGCCCAAGGTTTGATAGTGACGATAAAATAAAAAAGGTGTCAGTCAAAGATTACCCGTCAATGGTTGCCATGCTAAGTAAAGGACGGATTGATGCCATTATTGGTAATGGTATCGTGATTCAAGCACTAATAGAAAAGGCTTGCTTGCAAGAAAAGTTAACCATTTCGCCTCTCGTGGTTGGTGAGAAGGAACAATGGCTAGTGTTTTCTAAGAAATCTAAACAACTAGACAAAATACCTCAATTTAAACAAGCTATTGAAGAGCTTCAATCCGAAGGCACGTTAGATAAAATCTTTCAATCCCACTTGGTGCAAAGTAACCACTCTTGTAAACCTAAATTGTTCCCACGATAA
- a CDS encoding phosphatase PAP2 family protein, which yields MASKGLSFNWVRVLINRQYWLQVFTKLGQRLWVDRFVLILVATTTITLLLFTHFSQALNHNIYSLYALLVQLKVMAISGFLIWSVYYYFSLVLTKNDYPFFTYLNTLKATLKQPDKVLWFAILFIAMVISIKNFSYLKGLITYFQPFAYDHTFYLIDKWLHFGIDPWKLTHYIFSSPLSSMAINILYHLWYFAVIWVTILFLTDRATHVQRVQYCLSFVIILFLIGNGLATLLSSAGPCYAHLVNPENTQYNDLLMLLKSQSNSLVADGWIPLWIIDLQHMLWENYVQQSNHEGLAISAMPSMHVSTAVLMALGCYSLNKKMGIAMWVYALFVQIGSVHLAWHYAIDGYVGAIVTIIVWLAVGKFIRRYQFN from the coding sequence TTGGCTAGTAAGGGTTTAAGCTTCAATTGGGTTCGGGTTCTTATCAATCGTCAGTATTGGCTACAGGTATTCACCAAACTCGGGCAAAGACTATGGGTTGACAGGTTTGTTCTTATCTTAGTCGCTACTACTACAATTACATTGCTCTTATTTACGCACTTTTCTCAAGCGCTAAATCACAACATATATTCGTTGTATGCCCTACTCGTCCAACTGAAAGTTATGGCAATCTCTGGTTTCTTAATTTGGAGTGTGTACTACTACTTTTCATTAGTCTTGACCAAAAATGACTACCCGTTTTTCACCTATCTAAACACTTTAAAAGCCACTCTTAAACAACCCGATAAGGTCCTTTGGTTCGCTATTCTCTTTATTGCGATGGTCATATCAATCAAGAACTTTTCTTACCTAAAAGGGCTAATTACTTACTTTCAGCCATTTGCGTATGACCATACATTTTATCTAATTGATAAATGGCTCCATTTTGGCATCGACCCATGGAAGCTCACGCACTATATTTTTTCATCGCCCTTGAGCTCAATGGCTATCAACATTCTTTATCATTTGTGGTATTTCGCTGTTATCTGGGTAACGATCTTATTTTTAACCGATCGAGCCACCCATGTTCAAAGAGTGCAATACTGCTTAAGCTTCGTAATTATTTTGTTCTTAATTGGTAATGGGTTAGCCACACTTTTATCATCAGCAGGACCTTGTTATGCGCATTTAGTGAATCCAGAGAATACTCAGTACAATGATCTTCTCATGCTGTTAAAGAGTCAAAGTAACTCTTTGGTTGCCGATGGTTGGATTCCTTTGTGGATTATTGATTTACAACACATGCTATGGGAGAACTACGTTCAGCAATCGAATCACGAAGGCCTAGCTATATCAGCTATGCCAAGCATGCACGTCTCTACCGCGGTACTTATGGCTCTCGGATGTTACTCGTTGAATAAAAAGATGGGCATTGCAATGTGGGTCTACGCGCTATTTGTCCAAATAGGTTCTGTACACCTTGCATGGCACTACGCAATCGATGGTTATGTCGGCGCAATTGTCACAATTATTGTTTGGCTAGCCGTCGGAAAGTTCATTCGACGCTATCAATTCAATTGA
- the queD gene encoding 6-carboxytetrahydropterin synthase QueD: MKTELYKEFMFEAAHHLPNVPEGHKCGRLHGHSFLVRVYVAGDVDPHTGWVIDFAEIKEAFKPIYNQLDHYYLNEIEGLENPTSEVLAKWIWKRLKPGLPLLSKIEIKETCTAGCIYLGE; this comes from the coding sequence ATGAAAACAGAATTGTACAAAGAGTTTATGTTTGAAGCGGCACACCACCTTCCAAATGTACCAGAAGGGCATAAGTGTGGACGTTTGCATGGGCACTCTTTTCTGGTTCGAGTTTACGTAGCAGGTGATGTAGACCCTCATACAGGTTGGGTTATCGATTTCGCAGAGATTAAAGAAGCGTTTAAGCCAATTTACAATCAATTGGACCATTATTACTTGAATGAAATCGAAGGGTTGGAAAATCCGACTAGTGAAGTTCTTGCGAAATGGATATGGAAGCGTCTAAAACCGGGTTTGCCATTGCTAAGTAAAATTGAAATTAAAGAAACCTGCACAGCTGGGTGTATCTATCTAGGTGAATAG